One Streptomyces sp. NBC_00554 DNA segment encodes these proteins:
- a CDS encoding acyl-CoA dehydrogenase family protein produces the protein MRDGYFDDAHEAYRTAWRDFVEHEVMPRQADWEREGIVGKDIWRLAGKQNLLCPWAEPAYGGLGLADLRYEQIMIEELANAGESGFAVPLHSGVVAPYLAEFGTEDQKTRHLTRAVSGETLVAIAITEPGTGSDVAAIRTHAVPAPRGDGWLLNGAKTFISSGINADLVVVAARTGEDHSIGLFLVAADTPGFTRGRKLDKLGLRTWDTAELFFDDVHVPAADVLGEPDQGFALLMRQFALERLVLAMGAVADAGAALRETVAYTKQRSAFGRPLAKFQDTRFRLAAMRARITSVQAFVDACVLAHNQGTLTADEAAEAKLVTTELQGQVVDDCLQMFGGYGYMWESPICRRYADARVQRIYGGTSEIMKEIISRSMDL, from the coding sequence ATCAGAGACGGATATTTCGACGATGCCCACGAGGCGTACCGGACCGCATGGCGTGACTTCGTCGAGCACGAGGTCATGCCGAGGCAAGCCGACTGGGAGCGTGAGGGAATCGTCGGCAAGGACATCTGGCGGCTCGCGGGGAAACAGAACCTGTTGTGTCCATGGGCCGAACCCGCGTACGGCGGCCTGGGCCTGGCCGACCTGCGGTACGAACAAATCATGATCGAGGAACTGGCGAACGCCGGCGAGTCCGGCTTCGCGGTCCCGCTGCACTCCGGCGTCGTCGCCCCGTACCTCGCCGAATTCGGTACCGAGGACCAGAAGACCCGGCACCTCACCCGCGCGGTCTCCGGCGAGACGCTGGTCGCCATCGCGATCACCGAGCCCGGTACCGGCTCGGACGTGGCCGCCATCCGCACTCACGCGGTGCCTGCCCCGCGAGGGGACGGCTGGCTGCTCAACGGGGCCAAGACCTTCATCTCCAGCGGCATCAACGCCGATCTCGTCGTCGTGGCCGCCCGCACCGGCGAGGACCACTCGATCGGCCTGTTCCTCGTGGCCGCCGACACCCCCGGCTTCACCCGGGGCCGCAAGCTCGACAAGCTCGGCCTGCGGACCTGGGACACCGCCGAGCTGTTCTTCGACGACGTCCACGTCCCGGCCGCCGACGTGCTCGGCGAGCCGGATCAGGGATTCGCCCTGCTGATGCGGCAGTTCGCCCTGGAGCGGCTGGTCCTCGCCATGGGTGCGGTGGCCGACGCCGGGGCGGCGCTGCGGGAGACGGTCGCCTACACCAAGCAGCGCTCCGCCTTCGGGCGTCCGCTGGCGAAGTTCCAGGACACCCGCTTCCGGCTGGCCGCGATGCGGGCACGGATCACCTCCGTGCAGGCCTTCGTCGACGCCTGCGTCCTCGCGCACAACCAGGGCACACTCACCGCGGACGAGGCCGCCGAGGCGAAACTCGTCACCACCGAACTACAAGGCCAGGTCGTCGACGACTGCCTGCAGATGTTCGGTGGATACGGCTACATGTGGGAGTCCCCGATCTGCCGCCGATACGCCGACGCCCGCGTCCAGCGGATCTACGGCGGCACCTCCGAAATCATGAAGGAGATCATCAGCCGCTCCATGGATTTGTAA
- a CDS encoding MFS transporter has translation MPRGLIALALGGFGIGLTEFLIAGLLPQVASSFAVSEAAAGRLISGYALSVAIGAIALTAATARLPRKGILVGLVALFVIGNLLSALAQSYPVMMLGRIVAALCHGSFFGIGSLVARSLVVPEKKSRAVAVMFAGLTLANVLGVPFGALVGERWGWRAAFWAVTAIGVLALAGIIALVPNGAGETRPPTVTGRADPMPPDGLRAQFRAFRSWQVWLTLTATALSYGGMFGAFSYIAYTFTEVGGFSPADVAWLLMVYGVGLVVGNLVGGRAADRDRDRALLLALLGLTITLAVFGLLADSATASVILVFLMGVFGFASVPGMITRVTDYAHGAALAASANVSASNIGNALGAWLGGVAITAGFGYTSPLYVGAGIVLLSVIVMAVAARQAKSPAFTVQPNAPTSLDQGR, from the coding sequence ATGCCGAGAGGACTCATCGCGCTGGCACTCGGCGGGTTCGGTATCGGTCTGACCGAGTTCCTGATCGCCGGGCTGCTGCCGCAGGTGGCGTCGAGTTTCGCGGTGTCCGAGGCGGCCGCAGGCCGGCTGATCTCCGGGTACGCATTGAGTGTCGCGATCGGGGCGATCGCGCTGACCGCGGCAACGGCACGGCTGCCCCGCAAGGGGATCCTGGTCGGCCTGGTGGCGTTGTTCGTCATCGGCAACCTGCTGTCCGCTCTCGCACAGAGCTATCCGGTGATGATGCTCGGGCGGATCGTCGCGGCGTTGTGCCACGGTTCGTTCTTCGGTATCGGCTCGCTGGTCGCTCGCAGTCTGGTCGTGCCGGAGAAGAAGTCCCGCGCGGTGGCCGTCATGTTCGCCGGGCTGACGCTTGCGAACGTCCTGGGCGTGCCGTTCGGTGCGCTGGTCGGCGAGCGCTGGGGCTGGCGAGCCGCCTTCTGGGCGGTCACCGCGATCGGTGTGCTCGCGCTGGCGGGAATCATCGCCCTCGTCCCCAATGGCGCCGGAGAGACGCGGCCGCCGACCGTGACGGGCCGCGCGGACCCGATGCCGCCCGACGGCTTGCGGGCCCAGTTCCGCGCTTTCCGGTCCTGGCAGGTCTGGCTGACCTTGACGGCCACCGCGCTCAGCTATGGCGGGATGTTCGGTGCGTTCAGCTACATCGCCTACACGTTCACCGAGGTCGGTGGCTTCTCCCCGGCGGATGTCGCCTGGTTGCTGATGGTGTACGGCGTCGGCCTGGTCGTCGGGAACCTGGTCGGCGGACGAGCGGCCGACCGCGACCGTGACCGCGCGCTGCTCCTCGCCCTCCTCGGACTCACCATCACCCTGGCCGTGTTCGGCCTGCTGGCCGACAGTGCCACCGCCTCGGTGATACTGGTGTTTCTGATGGGGGTGTTCGGGTTCGCCAGTGTGCCCGGCATGATCACTCGCGTCACCGACTACGCCCACGGGGCGGCACTGGCCGCCAGCGCCAATGTGTCCGCGTCCAACATCGGGAACGCGCTTGGCGCCTGGCTCGGGGGCGTGGCCATCACTGCGGGCTTTGGCTACACCTCACCGCTCTATGTCGGCGCCGGAATCGTCCTGCTCTCCGTCATCGTCATGGCAGTTGCCGCACGCCAAGCCAAGTCACCCGCGTTCACAGTGCAGCCGAACGCCCCGACGTCACTTGATCAAGGTCGGTAG
- a CDS encoding nuclear transport factor 2 family protein, whose product MSAATSLTEQNRAIVEGMFAAANRGDVEGVFSFLSEDVAVIEPVFLPFGKTYHGKDEFLGLAQVLPNYIEVSSITVYYTIADGDRVAACVGIKDVTTGELTHFIEQFTLKDGKIVENRVFYHNVGSMLEKPRVV is encoded by the coding sequence ATGTCCGCAGCCACATCACTGACCGAGCAGAACCGCGCGATCGTCGAAGGCATGTTCGCGGCGGCGAACCGCGGCGACGTCGAGGGAGTCTTTTCCTTTCTGTCCGAGGACGTCGCGGTCATCGAGCCGGTGTTCCTGCCCTTCGGGAAGACCTACCACGGCAAGGACGAATTCCTCGGCCTCGCCCAGGTCTTGCCGAACTACATCGAGGTCTCCTCGATCACGGTGTACTACACCATCGCCGACGGCGACCGGGTCGCGGCGTGCGTCGGTATCAAGGACGTCACGACCGGAGAACTGACCCACTTCATCGAGCAGTTCACCCTCAAGGACGGCAAGATCGTCGAGAATCGGGTGTTCTACCACAACGTCGGCTCCATGCTCGAAAAGCCCAGGGTCGTATAG
- a CDS encoding AraC family transcriptional regulator has product MPAPPEDNAPPAYGAPARSVAIHHVRASLRGAERHGADITALLERAAIPPSLLEVPLARVSPQQFARLTKAVWQALDDELQGLGPQPLKVGTFAMMCHAVVHCSPDLRTALDRGGAFYRLFPGGPRFHLEEKPAVETDAHDEARVVFDLSAFDDPDHYLAESATVVAHRFAGWLIRQRINLTRVEFSHPAPEHALEYDLLYGAPCSFRAPRTALVFDRAVLDRPVLQDEAALLAFLRRAPGDVLARLDYGSTAAAQVRRLLGQSLPDRMPDPQEVAARLAVSAQTLRRRLAAEGTSFQRIRDQLRRDVAIAALAAGSVSIEDISQQLGFSEPSAFHRAFKRWTGSAPRSYQPGG; this is encoded by the coding sequence ATGCCCGCACCTCCCGAGGACAACGCGCCTCCCGCGTACGGCGCGCCGGCCCGCTCGGTCGCCATCCACCATGTGCGGGCCTCGCTGCGCGGAGCCGAGCGGCACGGCGCGGACATCACCGCGCTCCTCGAACGGGCGGCCATCCCCCCGAGTCTGCTTGAAGTGCCGCTCGCCCGGGTGTCGCCCCAGCAGTTCGCCCGGCTCACCAAGGCGGTGTGGCAGGCACTCGACGACGAGTTGCAGGGCCTCGGGCCACAACCCCTGAAGGTGGGCACCTTCGCGATGATGTGCCATGCCGTGGTGCACTGCAGCCCCGATCTGCGCACCGCGCTGGACCGTGGCGGCGCCTTCTACCGGCTGTTCCCCGGCGGACCCCGGTTCCATCTGGAGGAGAAGCCGGCGGTAGAGACCGACGCGCACGACGAGGCGCGGGTTGTCTTCGACCTGAGCGCCTTCGACGACCCCGATCACTACCTCGCCGAATCCGCCACCGTCGTCGCGCACCGCTTCGCCGGCTGGCTGATCCGCCAAAGGATCAACCTCACCCGGGTGGAGTTCAGCCACCCGGCGCCGGAGCACGCTCTGGAGTACGACCTTCTGTACGGCGCCCCATGCTCTTTCCGAGCTCCCCGCACCGCCCTCGTCTTCGACCGCGCGGTCCTCGATCGACCGGTGCTCCAGGACGAGGCAGCGCTGCTTGCCTTCCTGCGCCGTGCTCCCGGCGATGTTCTCGCCCGCCTGGACTACGGCAGCACCGCCGCCGCTCAGGTGCGCCGGCTGCTCGGGCAGTCGCTGCCGGACCGGATGCCCGATCCGCAGGAGGTCGCGGCACGGCTGGCGGTGAGCGCGCAGACCCTGCGCCGTCGGCTCGCGGCGGAGGGCACCTCCTTCCAGCGGATCCGTGACCAACTGCGGCGTGATGTGGCTATCGCGGCGCTGGCCGCGGGCTCCGTCTCCATCGAAGACATCTCGCAGCAGTTGGGGTTCTCCGAACCCAGCGCCTTCCACCGCGCCTTCAAACGCTGGACCGGCTCTGCCCCCCGCTCCTACCAGCCGGGCGGCTGA
- a CDS encoding nuclear transport factor 2 family protein, whose amino-acid sequence MTVTEDDAARRAAAQHAVAEHLRLTAAGHTEEWVKLFAPDAVLEFPYAPTGVPQRVTGRDALRAHMSNFPETFDVEFVGLVFHETVDPSLVIAEFRSKGTALPTGKPYEQTCISVVRTDDDARITHYLDYWNPLVAIEALTPHDVPSGSDRSVAFGG is encoded by the coding sequence ATGACAGTCACGGAAGACGACGCCGCCCGCCGCGCCGCTGCCCAGCACGCCGTGGCCGAGCACCTGCGCCTCACCGCTGCCGGACACACCGAGGAGTGGGTGAAGTTGTTCGCCCCGGACGCGGTGCTCGAGTTCCCGTACGCGCCGACCGGCGTGCCCCAGCGGGTAACGGGGCGAGACGCACTGCGCGCGCACATGAGCAACTTTCCCGAGACCTTTGACGTGGAGTTCGTCGGCCTGGTGTTCCACGAGACGGTCGATCCGAGTCTGGTGATCGCCGAATTCCGCTCGAAGGGCACGGCGCTGCCGACCGGCAAGCCGTACGAGCAGACGTGCATCTCCGTCGTCCGGACCGATGACGACGCGCGCATCACCCACTACCTGGACTACTGGAACCCGCTGGTGGCGATCGAGGCGCTCACGCCCCACGACGTGCCGTCCGGCTCCGACCGCAGCGTGGCTTTTGGAGGCTGA
- a CDS encoding MFS transporter yields the protein MTIDRNLPETVAPNRVRPLRVATASFVGTAIEWYDYFIYGMAAAIAFGPLFFPAVSSAAGTLAAFATYSVGFLARPVGGIIMGHFGDRVGRKSMLVISLLTMGIATVGIGLLPTYATVGVWAPILLVTLRFIQGIGVGGEWGGAVLMAVEHAPDRKKSFYGSFPQMGVPGGLIIANLVFLGLTTNLSSEAFLAWGWRVPFLASAVMVIAGLVIRLTISESPDFEAVKQSKSEQRMPIVTVLRENWQEVALSAGAFIGINAVGYIFMAYLLSYTTAVLELSRNRILVFTLIASMVWLAVIPWASALSDRHGRRRVLRVGSIGLVGCALLLFPMINTANSALILLALLVTAVFMGVVYGPIAALFSELFKAEIRYSGASLGYQLGSILGGGLAPTVATALYTSWASTTPIALYLTALTLISLGCVWLVTRRAD from the coding sequence GTGACCATCGACAGAAACCTCCCCGAGACAGTCGCGCCAAATAGGGTCCGCCCGCTGCGGGTGGCCACAGCGAGCTTCGTCGGAACCGCCATCGAGTGGTACGACTACTTCATCTACGGCATGGCTGCGGCAATTGCATTCGGTCCGCTGTTCTTCCCCGCCGTCTCCTCCGCAGCGGGAACCCTGGCTGCCTTCGCCACGTACTCGGTCGGATTCCTGGCCCGTCCGGTGGGCGGCATCATCATGGGCCACTTCGGCGACCGGGTCGGCCGGAAGTCCATGCTGGTGATCTCCCTCCTCACCATGGGAATTGCCACGGTGGGAATAGGACTGCTCCCCACCTACGCCACCGTCGGCGTCTGGGCCCCGATCCTGCTGGTAACCCTGCGCTTCATCCAGGGGATAGGGGTCGGTGGCGAGTGGGGCGGAGCAGTCCTCATGGCTGTCGAGCATGCCCCGGATCGCAAGAAGTCCTTCTACGGCAGCTTCCCGCAGATGGGCGTGCCAGGAGGGCTCATTATTGCCAACCTGGTGTTCCTCGGCCTCACGACCAATCTCAGCTCCGAAGCTTTCCTGGCTTGGGGATGGCGAGTCCCCTTCCTGGCGAGCGCCGTCATGGTCATTGCCGGTCTGGTGATTCGGCTCACCATCTCTGAAAGCCCGGACTTTGAGGCAGTCAAGCAGTCGAAGTCGGAGCAGCGCATGCCCATCGTGACGGTGCTGAGGGAGAACTGGCAGGAAGTGGCTCTGTCCGCCGGGGCCTTCATCGGAATCAATGCGGTCGGCTATATCTTCATGGCCTACCTGCTGTCCTATACGACCGCCGTGCTGGAGTTGAGCAGGAATCGCATCCTGGTCTTCACACTCATCGCATCCATGGTCTGGCTCGCGGTCATACCCTGGGCATCCGCTCTCTCGGACCGACATGGCCGGCGGAGGGTGCTCAGGGTCGGCTCCATAGGCCTTGTCGGGTGCGCACTCCTCCTGTTCCCGATGATCAACACCGCGAACTCCGCCCTGATTCTGTTGGCACTCCTGGTGACGGCGGTATTCATGGGCGTCGTTTATGGGCCCATTGCGGCACTGTTCTCGGAACTCTTCAAGGCCGAGATCCGCTACAGCGGGGCCTCTCTCGGCTACCAACTGGGATCGATACTGGGTGGCGGCCTTGCGCCGACCGTTGCCACGGCGCTCTATACGAGCTGGGCATCCACCACGCCGATCGCCCTCTACCTCACGGCGCTGACTCTGATCAGCCTGGGCTGTGTGTGGCTGGTTACCCGCAGAGCGGATTGA
- a CDS encoding helix-turn-helix domain-containing protein, translating into MDEKEAARAAVREFLTTRRARVTPTDAGLPPQGTRRRVKGLRREEVALLAGVSPEYYVRLERGQATGPSAGVVDAVAGVLRLDDDERAHLDRLLAALTPAARKRSRGAAKDLVTPGIRVLLDSMDHLPAVVFNGRFDILAVNTLGRALLAPMFDLPGRTNSARFLFLDEPRARDLFPEWDGIAADTVAMLRIEAGRHPDDPDLTGLIGELATRSTAFRTRWATNDVRTARAGAKTVRHPLIGEVTLPYETLRIDAVSSQILSVYTPQPGTPEADAIRLLASWNADDQRNNNPTAGTRGRNPED; encoded by the coding sequence ATGGACGAGAAGGAGGCCGCGCGGGCGGCGGTCCGCGAGTTCCTCACCACCCGCCGCGCCCGGGTCACCCCAACCGACGCCGGCCTTCCCCCGCAGGGCACCCGCCGTCGGGTGAAAGGCCTGCGCAGGGAGGAGGTCGCGTTGCTCGCCGGGGTCAGCCCGGAGTACTACGTGCGGCTCGAACGCGGCCAGGCGACCGGGCCCTCCGCCGGAGTCGTCGACGCCGTCGCCGGCGTCCTGCGTCTGGACGATGACGAGCGCGCTCACCTCGACCGGCTGCTCGCCGCTCTGACCCCCGCGGCCCGCAAGCGAAGCCGTGGCGCAGCGAAAGACCTGGTCACCCCCGGAATCCGGGTGCTGCTGGACTCTATGGACCACCTACCCGCAGTGGTCTTCAACGGCCGGTTCGACATCCTCGCGGTCAACACACTGGGGCGGGCACTCCTGGCGCCCATGTTCGACCTGCCGGGACGGACGAACAGCGCCCGTTTCCTGTTCCTCGACGAGCCCAGGGCCCGGGACTTGTTCCCCGAGTGGGACGGGATCGCAGCCGACACCGTGGCGATGCTGCGCATCGAGGCCGGCCGCCACCCAGACGACCCGGACCTGACCGGACTGATCGGAGAGCTCGCGACCCGCAGCACAGCATTCCGGACGCGCTGGGCGACCAACGACGTACGAACCGCCCGAGCCGGCGCGAAGACCGTCCGGCACCCGCTCATCGGCGAGGTCACACTGCCCTACGAGACCCTCCGTATAGACGCCGTCTCCAGCCAGATCCTCAGTGTCTACACCCCTCAACCCGGTACCCCCGAAGCCGATGCGATCCGCCTCCTGGCCAGCTGGAACGCCGACGACCAACGGAACAACAACCCGACGGCAGGAACACGCGGCCGGAACCCTGAGGACTGA
- a CDS encoding TetR/AcrR family transcriptional regulator, which produces MPAAGTSTKSDERRRAIVAAAVDCFAQKGFYGTTTHEIADWVGVSQPYLYRLYPNKEALFAAVVDHVSVVMTDTLVAHSPASGGAGPAPEAALDAARGAYAALVADRNILRFLMHANCAVGEPMVEQAVRRCYAKQVDTVRQLLGDDEAVRRWFGAGMLDNVVAVLGLADIDEPWAHVLTAR; this is translated from the coding sequence ATGCCTGCCGCCGGTACCAGCACGAAGAGTGACGAACGACGTCGGGCCATCGTGGCCGCCGCGGTCGACTGCTTCGCGCAAAAGGGTTTCTACGGTACGACGACGCACGAGATCGCAGACTGGGTCGGCGTCTCTCAGCCGTATCTCTATCGCCTGTACCCGAACAAGGAAGCACTGTTCGCGGCGGTGGTCGACCACGTGTCTGTCGTCATGACCGACACGCTGGTCGCTCACTCGCCGGCGTCGGGTGGGGCCGGGCCGGCGCCCGAGGCGGCGTTGGACGCGGCGCGCGGCGCCTACGCCGCGCTCGTCGCGGACCGGAACATCCTGCGTTTCCTCATGCACGCGAACTGTGCCGTCGGTGAGCCGATGGTGGAGCAGGCCGTGCGCCGGTGCTACGCCAAGCAGGTTGACACCGTTCGGCAGTTGCTGGGCGACGACGAGGCCGTGCGGCGCTGGTTCGGCGCCGGAATGCTCGACAACGTGGTGGCCGTGCTAGGTCTGGCCGACATCGATGAGCCGTGGGCGCACGTCCTCACCGCTCGATGA
- a CDS encoding TIGR03620 family F420-dependent LLM class oxidoreductase — translation MAYAQVNDLERHGHGTGPAGLVPSVMQDIHDRLLFIEAMETVRSLDQDVLTSVGDANGECFHPARKADRGEGCRPGDPPRIESGESYGMTVVEEAGLGRVGIWTASLDAVPPAAAGQIAAELEAQGWGTLWFGEAYGREAFTQAGLLLAATERMRVATGIANIWARDAVAANAASRTLAAAHGGRFVLGLGVSHRPLVERVRGGSYGKPVAAMREYLTAMAEATFYAAEAEQPRPPVLVAALGPRMLEVTRELADGSHPYLVTPAQTAEVRAALGPDKLVAVETGAVLTSDRETAMRRAHAHLDIYTGLPNYRNNWLRGGFDETDLVRGGSDRLAEALIAWGDEAAILSRVREHLAAGADHVCVQALMESPLDVPTEAWRELAPALVGA, via the coding sequence TTGGCGTACGCCCAGGTCAATGACCTTGAGCGGCACGGTCACGGCACCGGCCCGGCCGGGCTCGTACCGTCTGTCATGCAGGACATCCACGACAGGCTGCTGTTCATCGAGGCGATGGAGACCGTACGTAGCCTCGACCAGGACGTCCTCACCTCAGTCGGCGACGCCAACGGCGAATGCTTCCACCCCGCGCGGAAAGCCGACCGCGGCGAGGGTTGCCGACCGGGCGACCCGCCACGTATCGAGTCTGGAGAGAGCTACGGCATGACGGTGGTTGAAGAAGCAGGGCTCGGGCGCGTGGGGATCTGGACTGCGAGCCTGGACGCGGTACCTCCGGCGGCAGCAGGGCAGATCGCGGCCGAGCTCGAAGCCCAGGGCTGGGGCACCCTGTGGTTCGGCGAAGCCTACGGCCGGGAGGCCTTCACCCAGGCAGGGCTGCTGCTCGCCGCCACCGAGCGCATGCGCGTGGCGACCGGCATCGCCAACATCTGGGCCCGCGACGCGGTCGCGGCCAACGCGGCGTCCCGCACGTTGGCCGCGGCCCACGGCGGGCGGTTCGTGCTCGGGCTCGGAGTCAGCCACCGGCCACTGGTCGAGCGGGTGCGCGGGGGCAGTTACGGCAAACCGGTCGCCGCCATGCGCGAGTACCTCACGGCGATGGCGGAAGCGACCTTCTACGCCGCCGAGGCCGAACAACCACGCCCGCCCGTCTTGGTCGCCGCCCTCGGTCCCCGGATGCTGGAGGTGACCCGCGAACTCGCGGACGGCAGCCACCCGTATCTGGTGACACCGGCCCAGACCGCCGAGGTACGGGCGGCTCTTGGGCCGGACAAGCTCGTGGCCGTCGAGACGGGCGCCGTGCTCACCTCGGACCGCGAGACCGCGATGCGTCGGGCGCACGCCCACCTGGACATCTACACCGGTCTGCCGAACTACCGCAACAACTGGCTGCGGGGCGGCTTCGACGAAACGGACCTCGTCCGCGGCGGCTCCGACAGGCTGGCCGAAGCACTCATCGCATGGGGCGACGAAGCGGCGATCCTCAGCCGCGTACGCGAGCATCTTGCCGCCGGAGCCGACCACGTCTGCGTCCAGGCCCTGATGGAATCGCCCCTCGACGTACCGACCGAAGCGTGGCGCGAGCTCGCACCCGCACTCGTAGGCGCGTGA
- a CDS encoding aldo/keto reductase produces MQHAMLGSLRVSRIGLGAMSMAGTLLSGGGLDDAESIRAVHRALDLGVTHIDTAESYGPYHSEEVVGQALEGRRDQVVLATKFGILSHSGDGTGLFDSSPANIRTAVEGSLKRLRTDRIDLYYQHRVDQNTPIEETIGTVAELVTEGKVLSIGLSEASPDTIRRAHAVHPISALQTEYSLWTRDVETELLPLLRELGIGLVPYAPLGHGFLTGQIRTPEEIPDGDWRKTNPRFIGEAFYQNLQLVEEVRNIAAEVSGTPAQIALAWLVAQGGDIAPIPGSRRVARVEENTASDGIVLTADQLQRLDTLTPATGARHDDFNESTIDR; encoded by the coding sequence ATGCAGCACGCCATGCTGGGGAGCCTGCGGGTTTCCCGGATCGGCCTGGGTGCCATGTCCATGGCCGGCACCCTCCTCTCCGGGGGCGGCCTGGACGACGCCGAATCCATCCGCGCCGTCCATCGCGCGCTCGACCTCGGCGTCACCCACATCGACACCGCTGAAAGTTACGGCCCGTACCACAGCGAGGAGGTCGTCGGTCAGGCGCTGGAGGGTCGGCGCGACCAGGTCGTCCTCGCCACGAAGTTCGGCATCCTGTCCCATTCCGGGGACGGAACCGGCCTGTTCGACAGCAGTCCGGCCAACATCCGCACCGCCGTCGAAGGCTCCCTGAAGCGCCTGCGCACCGACCGGATCGACCTCTACTACCAGCACCGGGTCGACCAGAACACCCCCATCGAGGAGACCATCGGCACCGTGGCCGAGCTGGTCACCGAAGGCAAGGTTCTGAGTATCGGCCTGTCCGAGGCCTCTCCGGACACGATTCGTCGCGCGCACGCCGTGCACCCGATCTCCGCGTTGCAGACCGAATACTCCCTGTGGACCCGCGACGTCGAGACCGAACTGCTGCCCCTGCTCCGCGAGTTGGGCATCGGCCTCGTTCCCTACGCGCCACTCGGGCACGGGTTCCTGACCGGCCAGATCCGTACGCCGGAGGAGATCCCCGACGGCGACTGGCGCAAGACCAATCCGCGCTTCATCGGCGAGGCCTTCTACCAGAACCTGCAGCTCGTCGAGGAGGTACGGAACATCGCGGCCGAGGTCAGTGGCACCCCGGCCCAGATCGCGCTGGCCTGGCTGGTGGCCCAGGGCGGGGACATCGCCCCGATCCCCGGCAGCCGGCGCGTCGCTCGCGTCGAGGAGAACACCGCCTCCGACGGCATCGTCCTGACCGCCGACCAATTGCAGCGGCTCGACACCCTCACGCCGGCCACCGGCGCCCGACACGACGACTTCAACGAGTCCACGATCGACCGCTGA